A region from the Streptomyces sp. 3214.6 genome encodes:
- a CDS encoding acyl-CoA dehydrogenase family protein yields the protein MRRTVFNEDHEAFRETLRAFIEAEVVPVYDEWLAAGQAPRDFYYKLAELGVFGIRVDEEYGGAGIDSYKFEAVLYEETARAGITFGGSGVHVLLGLPYIKLLATDEQKKRYLPKFVSGEEMWAIAMTEPGTGSDLAGMKTTAKLSEDGTHYVLNGSKTFITGGVHADQMIVCARTAPAGADDRRHGISLLVVDTKSEGYSIGRKLDKLGLKTSDTAELAFVDVKVPVENLLGEENKGFYYLGHNLASERWGIAYGAYAQAKAAVRFAKQYVQERTVFGKPVAHFQNTKFELAACQAEVDAAEAVADRATEALDAGELTPAEAASAKLFCTEVAHRVIDRCLQLHGGYGFMNEYPIARLYADNRVNRIYGGTSEIMKSIIAKDMGL from the coding sequence GTGCGCCGTACGGTGTTCAACGAGGACCACGAGGCGTTCCGGGAGACCCTCCGGGCCTTCATCGAGGCCGAGGTCGTCCCTGTCTACGACGAGTGGCTCGCCGCCGGCCAGGCGCCGCGCGACTTCTACTACAAGCTCGCCGAGCTGGGCGTCTTCGGCATCCGCGTCGACGAGGAGTACGGCGGCGCCGGCATCGACTCCTACAAGTTCGAGGCCGTCCTGTACGAGGAGACGGCCCGCGCGGGCATCACGTTCGGCGGCTCCGGCGTGCACGTCCTGCTCGGTCTGCCGTACATCAAGCTGCTCGCCACCGACGAGCAGAAGAAGCGCTACCTGCCGAAGTTCGTCTCCGGCGAGGAGATGTGGGCGATCGCGATGACCGAGCCGGGCACCGGCTCCGACCTCGCGGGCATGAAGACCACCGCCAAGCTCAGCGAGGACGGCACGCACTACGTCCTCAACGGCTCCAAGACCTTCATCACCGGCGGCGTCCACGCCGACCAGATGATCGTCTGCGCCCGCACCGCCCCGGCCGGCGCCGACGACCGCCGCCACGGCATATCCCTCCTCGTGGTGGACACCAAGTCCGAGGGCTACTCGATCGGCCGCAAGCTCGACAAGCTCGGCCTGAAGACCTCCGACACCGCCGAGCTGGCGTTCGTCGACGTCAAGGTGCCCGTCGAGAACCTCCTCGGCGAGGAGAACAAGGGCTTCTACTACCTCGGCCACAACCTCGCCTCCGAGCGCTGGGGCATCGCCTACGGCGCGTACGCGCAGGCCAAGGCCGCCGTCCGGTTCGCCAAGCAGTACGTGCAGGAGCGCACCGTCTTCGGCAAGCCGGTCGCGCACTTCCAGAACACCAAGTTCGAGCTGGCCGCCTGCCAGGCCGAGGTGGACGCGGCCGAGGCCGTCGCCGACCGCGCCACGGAGGCCCTCGACGCGGGCGAGCTGACCCCGGCCGAGGCCGCCAGCGCCAAACTGTTCTGCACCGAGGTCGCGCACCGCGTCATCGACCGCTGCCTCCAACTGCACGGCGGCTACGGCTTCATGAACGAGTACCCGATCGCCCGCCTGTACGCGGACAACCGCGTCAACCGGATCTACGGCGGCACCAGCGAGATCATGAAGTCGATCATCGCCAAGGACATGGGCCTGTAA
- a CDS encoding acyl-CoA thioesterase, with product MSQALQDLLDLLDLEQIEENIFRGRSRSAVVPRVFGGQVAAQALVAAGRTVPEDRLAHSLHAYFLRTGDPGAPIVYTVDRMNDGRSFTARRVIAVQHGQPIFALSASFQRYEEGFEHQAPMPAAPDPATLPTSEERLRGYDHLAPEIVERFLEAREAVDLRYVDEPPYGRYGEPREPHSQVWFRANGKLADDPLLHVVLATYVSDMTLLDSILLAHGRGGWAVGDVVGASLDHAMWFHRPFRADEWLLYDQESPSAHGGRGLGQARIYTQDGRLAVSVVQEGVVRVPRER from the coding sequence ATGAGCCAGGCACTTCAGGATCTCCTCGATCTGCTCGACCTCGAGCAGATCGAGGAGAACATCTTCCGCGGCCGGTCCCGGTCCGCCGTCGTCCCACGCGTCTTCGGCGGGCAGGTCGCGGCCCAGGCACTGGTCGCCGCCGGACGCACGGTCCCCGAGGACCGTCTCGCCCACTCCCTGCACGCGTACTTCCTGCGCACGGGCGACCCGGGCGCGCCCATCGTCTACACGGTCGACCGGATGAACGACGGCCGTTCCTTCACCGCGCGCCGCGTCATCGCCGTCCAGCACGGACAGCCGATCTTCGCGCTGTCCGCGTCCTTCCAGCGGTACGAGGAGGGCTTCGAGCACCAGGCGCCCATGCCCGCCGCCCCGGACCCGGCCACGCTCCCCACCTCGGAGGAGCGACTGCGCGGCTACGACCACCTCGCCCCCGAGATCGTCGAGAGGTTTCTGGAGGCCCGCGAGGCGGTCGATCTGCGCTACGTCGACGAGCCGCCGTACGGCCGGTACGGCGAGCCGCGCGAGCCGCACTCCCAGGTGTGGTTCCGCGCCAACGGCAAGCTGGCCGACGACCCGCTCCTGCACGTCGTCCTCGCCACCTACGTCTCCGACATGACGCTCCTGGACTCGATCCTCCTCGCGCACGGCCGCGGCGGCTGGGCCGTCGGCGACGTCGTGGGCGCGTCCCTGGACCACGCGATGTGGTTCCACCGCCCGTTCCGCGCCGACGAATGGCTCCTCTACGACCAGGAGTCACCGTCCGCGCACGGCGGCCGGGGCCTCGGCCAGGCCCGCATCTACACCCAGGACGGCCGCCTCGCGGTATCGGTGGTCCAGGAGGGCGTGGTCCGCGTTCCCCGCGAACGCTGA